The genomic interval GCCGCGCACGCTGCGGCTGGATCAGATGATCCGGTTCTACGTCGCGCATCAGCTGGACGTCATCATCCGACGCACCCGCTACCGGCTGCGCAAGGCCGAGGAGCGCGCCCACATCCTGCGCGGCCTGGTCAAGGCGCTGGACGCGCTCGACGAGGTCATCGCGCTGATCCGGCGCTCGGCCGACACCGAGACCGCGCGCACGGGCCTGATGCGGCTGCTCGACATCGACGAGATCCAGGCCACCGCGATCCTGGACATGCAGCTGCGCCGGCTGTCGGCCCTGGAACGCCAGAAGATCATCGATGAGCTGACCAAGATCGAGGCCGAGATCGCCGACCTCAAGGACATTCTCGACAAGCCCGAGCGGCAGCGCGCGATCGTCCGCGACGAGCTGAAGGAGATCGTCGACAAGCACGGCGACGACCGCCGCACCCGGATCATCGCGGCCGACGGCGACGTGGCCGACGAGGACCTGATCGCCCGCGAGGACGTGGTCGTCACCATCACCGAGACCGGCTACGCCAAGCGCACCAAGACCGACCTGTACCGCAGCCAGAAGCGCGGCGGCAAGGGCGTGATGGGCGCCGGTCTCAAGCAGGACGACCTGGTCAAGCACTTCTTCGTCACCTCGACCCACGATTGGCTGCTGTTCTTCACCAACCTCGGCCGGGTGTACCGGGTCAAGGCCTACGAGCTGCCCGAGGCCAGCCGCATCGCGCGCGGCCAGCACGTGGCCAACCTGCTGGCCTTCCAGCCGGAGGAGAAGATCGCCCAGGTCATCCAGATCAAGACCTACGAGGACGCGCCCTACCTGGTGCTCGCCACCAAGAACGGTCTGGTCAAGAAGTCGAAGCTGACCGATTTCGACTCCAACCGCAGTGGCGGCATCGTCGCGGTCAATCTGCGTGACCGGGACGAATTGGTCGGCGCCGCACTGTGTTCGGCCGACGACGATCTGCTGCTGGTGTCGGCGCACGGCCAGTCGATCCGGTTCGCCGCCAACGACGAGGTGCTGCGTCCGATGGGCCGCGCCACCTCCGGCGTGCAGGGCATGCGTTTCAACACCGACGACTGGCTGCTGTCGCTGAACGTGGTCCGCGACGACACCTACCTGCTGGTGGCGACGTCGGGCGGGTACGCCAAGCGCACCGCGATCGAGGAGTACACGGCACAGGGCCGCGGTGGTAAAGGCGTATTGACCATCCAGTACGACCCGAAACGTGGCACCCTGGTGGGCGCGCTCATCGTCGACGACGATGACGAGATCTACGCCATCACGTCCGGTGGCGGTGTCATCCGGACGGCGGCCAACCAGGTGCGCCGGGCGGGCCGACAGACCAAGGGCGTGCGATTGATGAACCTCGGCGAGGGCGATACGTTGCTTGCCATAGCCCGAAACGCCGATGAGCCCGATCAGGTTTCCAGTGAAGAGGAGGCCGACGGTCTTGACAAGCAGTAGGTTCGGTTAGCAGTTAGTTTTTTACAGGCAGCGGCACGAAGGATCTAAGGAATCCCAATTGACCACTCCGAATCAGCCGAACGACGAGCGGCACCACGCCAACGGTGTGACCGAGCGAATCGCGTCGTCCCCGATTCCGCCGCGGCCGATTCCGCGGCCGGGGTCGGCGGGAGACAACGGTTCGGGTGGCGCGCCCGAACGGTCCGACCAGCAGGGCGAGGCGGGTAAGTCGCAGGCGTCCGCCGAGGGCGGTGATACCTCGCGGTTCGAGGATGGCTGGTCGCAGCTGCCGCAGCGGGAACCGCAGTCGAATCTGCACCGCCCGGGTCAGCCGCCGGTGGCGGGACGGCCGCCGACGGCCCCGGTCGGGCTCGGCGGCGGGCTCACCAACGCCCGCACCACGGCCGACCTCGCGGCCAAGGCGGCCCGCAAGGAGGCCGCCATGGTGAAGTCGGTCGGCATCGACGGGCCCACGCGCAGCATTTCCCGGCCGGAG from Nocardia wallacei carries:
- the gyrA gene encoding DNA gyrase subunit A; translation: MTETTLPPEGGDRIEPVDIQQEMQNSYIDYAMSVIVGRALPEVRDGLKPVHRRILYAMHDNGYRPDRGYVKSARPVAETMGNYHPHGDSAIYDTLVRMAQPWSMRYPLIDPQGNFGSRGNDGPAAMRYTECRLTPLAMEMLREIDEETVDFTPNYDGRSMEPVVLPSRVPNLLINGSGGIAVGMATNIPPHNLREVAEAIYWALDNHEADEETTLAACMECVKGPDFPTSGLIVGSQGIQDAYKTGRGSIRMRGVVEIEEDNRGRTTIVITELPYQVNTDNFVNSIAEQVKDGKIAGISDVHDESSDRAGLRIVVTVKRDAVAKVVLNNLYKHTQLQTSFGANMLSIVDGVPRTLRLDQMIRFYVAHQLDVIIRRTRYRLRKAEERAHILRGLVKALDALDEVIALIRRSADTETARTGLMRLLDIDEIQATAILDMQLRRLSALERQKIIDELTKIEAEIADLKDILDKPERQRAIVRDELKEIVDKHGDDRRTRIIAADGDVADEDLIAREDVVVTITETGYAKRTKTDLYRSQKRGGKGVMGAGLKQDDLVKHFFVTSTHDWLLFFTNLGRVYRVKAYELPEASRIARGQHVANLLAFQPEEKIAQVIQIKTYEDAPYLVLATKNGLVKKSKLTDFDSNRSGGIVAVNLRDRDELVGAALCSADDDLLLVSAHGQSIRFAANDEVLRPMGRATSGVQGMRFNTDDWLLSLNVVRDDTYLLVATSGGYAKRTAIEEYTAQGRGGKGVLTIQYDPKRGTLVGALIVDDDDEIYAITSGGGVIRTAANQVRRAGRQTKGVRLMNLGEGDTLLAIARNADEPDQVSSEEEADGLDKQ